The following are from one region of the Nomascus leucogenys isolate Asia unplaced genomic scaffold, Asia_NLE_v1 Super-Scaffold_664, whole genome shotgun sequence genome:
- the LOC115833696 gene encoding ribonuclease K6 yields MVLRFPLLLLLLVPWGPVCLLHAWPKHLTKAHWFEIQHIQPSPLQCNRAMSGINNYTQHCKHQNTFLHDSFQNVAAVCDLLSIVCKNRRHNCHQSSKPVNMTDCRLTSGKYPQCRYSAAAQYKFFIVACDPPQKSDPPYKLVPVHLDSIV; encoded by the coding sequence ATGGTGCTAcgctttcctcttcttttattgCTGCTGGTTCCATGGGGACCAGTGTGTCTGCTTCATGCTTGGCCTAAGCATCTCACCAAGGCTCACTGGTTTGAAATTCAGCATATACAGCCAAGTCCTCTCCAATGCAACAGGGCAATGAGTGGCATCAACAATTACACCCAGCACTGTAAGCATCAAAATACCTTTCTGCATGACTCTTTCCAGAATGTGGCTGCTGTCTGTGATTTGCTCAGCATTGTCTGCAAAAATCGTCGGCACAACTGCCACCAGAGCTCAAAGCCTGTCAACATGACTGACTGCAGGCTCACTTCAGGAAAGTATCCCCAGTGCCGCTATAGTGCTGCTGCCCAGTACAAATTCTTCATTGTTGCCTGTGACCCCCCTCAGAAGAGCGACCCCCCCTACAAGTTGGTTCCTGTACACTTAGATAGTATTGTCTAA